Part of the Roseofilum capinflatum BLCC-M114 genome, TGTTATCCCCAAACTTGGACGGGAACGAATCGCACGCAATGACATACTATAACTGATCCAACGGACTTGATATAACGTGGCAACAGTAGTTTTAGAAAATGTTTATAAGCACTTTGATCGGGCTGTTTCATCAGCTCCATCTGAGATTGAGGGTAAAAATGCTCAGAACCAGAAGGCTCCGGTTTTGCGGAATGTTAATTTGACGGTGGAGGATGGGGAGTTTTTGGTGCTGGTGGGGCCGTCGGGGTGCGGGAAGAGTACCCTGTTGCGGATTATTTCGGGTTTGGAGAGTTTGACGGGGGGACAGGTTTGGATTGACGATCGCCAAGTCAATACCTTACCCCCCAAAGCTCGCAATACCGCTATGGTGTTCCAAAATTATGCTCTCTATCCCCACATGACGGTTTATGAGAACATTGCCTTTGGCTTGAGACGGGGCAATCCAGAGCGATCGCTGGAACACTGGATGAAACGCGGGGGAGTGGCGCTGACGCGATCGCTCCCTCCCGGTTTGCGCTATCTTTCCCCAGAAGAGCGCCAAATTCAAGCACAAGTGCAACAGGTGGCGCGATTATTGGAAATTGAGACGCTTTTGGAGCGCTTACCGAAGCAGTTGTCTGGGGGACAGAAGCAACGGGTGGCTCTGGGACGGGCGATCGCCCGAAATCCCCAAGTTTTCCTCATGGATGAGCCATTATCCAATCTAGATGCTCAGTTACGGATGCAAACGCGATCGCAAATTGTGCAACTTCAGCGCCAAGTGGGAGTAACCACCATCTATGTCACCCACGATCAGGTCGAAGCCATGACTATGGGCGATCGCATCGCCGTCATGAATCAAGGAGAACTGCAACAGGTAGCTCCCCCCTTAGACCTCTATCATCGCCCCGCCAATCAGTTTGTCGCCCAATTCATCGGTTCCCCACCCATGAATTTTATCCCCGTCGAGCTGTCTGCCCCCCTCTTATTGCGCCATTCCCAATTTCGCTTGACCTTACCCGAAGCCTGGAAATACCCCTTACAGAAATTAGGTGAAACCGCTCTCATCTTAGGCATTCGCCCCGAACACCTTCAAGAAAGTGCCCCCGCGCCTAAAAATTTACCCATTCAGGTGCAAGCCGTAGAGCAACTCGGCCATGAAACCCTAATTTCGGGAACTCTCCCAGAAGACTCCACAAGGCTTAATCTCCGATTAGATCAACCGCGCTCCCTGGAGGTCGGTGAAACCCTCTGGTTCTCCATGATTCCTGAGCAGATCCATGTATTTTCTGCCCAGACAGGATTGGCCATTTTCCCCATTGACAATCAAAACCATAAGAAGTTCTGAACAGTAATCAAAACTACAGCCAAGTCTCTCTCATTTTGTTAATATTTATTTACACTAACAAATTGACTATGAGGGTTTCAATCCATGGACGATCGGGAAACTTTACCAAACCGTAACGCTTGGAAGGTGGGATTCACCCCCCAAGCAGAAATCTGGAATGGCCGTTTAGCGATGGTCGGCTTTGTGGTTGCTCTAGGGATTCAAGTCGCTTCTAGTGATGGATTTCTAGGTGTTTTTGGATTTTAACCAAAAGACGGCAGTTGATTACAGCAGTTTTGATAATCGCTTATATATATCCCGATCCCCCTTGACTTCCTAAAAAAGGTCAATTTTCCGCAAGCGGATATCAAAGGGGGATCGGAATGAAGCGCAGATCGGCAAACCAAGCTGTCAGTGTGCCGTCTATTAGGGTTTTAGATTTAACTCAGTATCAAGTCAATCTTTAGCCGATATATTCCCGTAAAATGCTATTGCGATTGGGATGACGCAGTTTACGCAGGGCTTTCGCCTCAATCTGCCTGATCCGCTCCCGCGTAACATTAAAGATTTGCCCAATTTCCTCTAGGGTTTTCATCCGTCCATCATCTAAGCCATAGCGCAGACGCAAAACATCCCGTTCGCGAGGACTGAGGGTTCCCAAAACGCCTTCTAAGTCTTCCCGCAGCAAACTCTTAGACACATCGTCTTCTGGGGTTTCGCCATCGGATTCAATGAAGTCTCCTAAGCGGGAGTCTTCTTCCTTACCAATGGGGGTTTCTAGGGAGATGGGCAGTTGGGCAGATTTAGCGATGAACCGCAGTTTTTCGATGGTCATTTCCATCCGTTCTGCAATTTCTTCCTCAGTAGGTTTGCGTCCCATTTCTTGGGAGAGCAGTTTAGTGGTCTTTTTAATCCGAGAAATGGTTTCGTACAGGTGAACCGGAAGGCGAATGGTACGAGATTGATCGGCGATCGCCCGCGTAATCGCTTGACGAATCCACCACGTGGCATAAGTTGAGAACTTATAGCCTTTCTCGTGATCGAATTTCTCGGCTGCCCGAATTAAGCCTAAGCTACCTTCCTGAATCAAATCTTGGAAGGATAAGCCCCGATTCATATATTTTTTGGCGATCGAAACGACCAGACGTAAGTTGGACTGCACCATTTTGTCCTTAGCCCGTCTTCCCAGATGCAGACGATAGCGAAACTGGGGTAAAGGCATTCCCACAGACTCCGCCCATTCTGCATCACTAGGCTCTCGTTCTAGCCCTTCTTCTAAATCGTCTCTTAGACGCTCTAATTCTAATAAATCAGCAATTTTACGAGCCAGTTCGATTTCTTCGTCAGCCCTTAACAGTCGAATCCGACCAATCTCTTGTAAATACAGACGAATAGAGTCTTCTGTATAATGCTTTTTCTTGACTTGGGTCTTCCGACGTATCGCACGAACTTTGCCAGACTTACCGCCGTCCTCATCAGGAGTTGTGCCTAGATAATCCTCTAGTTCTTCCTCCTCTATTGCGTACAGTGCCTCTTCAAGTTCGGGGGGTTCGAGGGTTGGGAGTAGGTTTTTAGCCTGGGTCATGCCGCGTTCCTCATGCTCCTTTAAATATCTTAAGAAATCAAGTTGAGAAATTGTCTTGGTGAGTATTTCTTCACCATTCTCTACCAACAAACCTTTCAAGTTTAACAATACTTGAGAGATCTGTGGGCCAGATTTTAGAAAATTCCAGGGTTCTCTCTAGTTTCTCTCCTCCAGGAAGTCTGGGGGAGAGACCCTAAACTTTTCTGAGAGGGTTCACTGACCCCTACTCTATAAAGGCTCCCCCGATCCGGCTACACCAGCATACTCAAAAATCAAGATACTCTGGGTCTTTGGCTAAATTAGCCATTTGGGTACTGGAGTTTTACCAGGGAGTTAAATACAAGGGGAGTAAAAGTTAGGGTTGGCTTTGTCGTACTACAAAAACACGAAAATGTAGTGGTTTTTGTAGATGGACGCTACTAGGGTAGAACCTTACGGTTAACCAGCAATTGAATTGCCCTAGGGATTTCAATTGCCGCCTATTTTCTGTTAAGTTAACTCACTTTTACCCAAAATGGGGGGGGCAATTAGGTTAAGTTAATTGACAAATTTAACGTTTTAGCGGCAAGGTCTGGCTCTCTGGATTCTAAGATGGGGGCAGGACATCTGGCCAGTCGCCGTCTTTGAGAGGACTAGGCAGATCTAAAACTTGGCCATCAATGAGAACGGCTTTAACGATGGGGTCTCGTAAGCTCACCCACAAACTGCAATGCTGGTTGGTAATACTAATGACGACTAGGGTTCCATTTTGAGTGAGTTTACAGCCAAACTGATAGAGTTGGGCCCGGAATTGGGGCGCAACGGTGTATAACCGACAAAACATTTCCTGTTGGTAGTTCATTCCCTCTTGAATCTGGTCATTCAACCAGAATTTAAAGGTAAAAAGGGTGGTTTCTTTGACGACCAGAGGTAACACAATAGTTTGGCTGTAAAATCAACATGCTAAAAGTAAGGCTCCGAGATTTAGGATACAGACATTGTGTCCTAATTGGATCGATGGGTAAGATTAAACACAAACTTGAGTGGGAGAGCGGACATGCTCCACAAAGTTAGAGAGGATTTGTAATCCGGCACGGTCGGATTTTTCGGGATGGAATTGAACAGCCATGAGGTTGTTGTGGGCGATCGCCGCAGCGACCCTTTGAGTTCCATGGGTCACGGTAGCCGCGCAGACCCCTTTATCCTGGGGATCGACATAGTACGAGTGGACAAAATACATCCAAGACGCAGTTGATAGGTGCTTCCATAAGGGGATATGGGGTTGGGTAAAGTGGAGATGATTCCATCCCATGTGAGGAATAGTAATTCCCGGTTCCCCGTGGAAACGACGCACTGCTCCAGGGAGAATGCCAAGACCCGGTTGCTGTCCTTCTTCGCTATAGTCAAACAGGATTTGTAATCCTAAACAAATACCGAGAAAGGGCTTACCACTGGCGATCGCCTCCTTAATTGGATCTTCTAAGTGGCGCGATCGAATATGCTCCACGGCTGGATCGAAGGCCCCTACCCCTGGCAAAACCACAGCGTCTGCTTGCTGGATTTCTGTGGCCAGGTCGGTTACTTTGGGGGTTGCACCGGCTTTTTCCAAACCTTTACAGACCGAGTGCAAGTTACCCATATCGTAATCGATGACGGCGATAACTGACATGGTGTTTTATCCTTACTCAATTGGCGAATACGACCCTATTGTAGGTTATTTTCTCGGTAAAGTAATGTAACTATTTCCGAGAATTTGCACAAATTAGGTGAATTCTAAGAAGTAACCCTATAGGCAAAAACCCTAAGTTGAGCAGCCTATCGGTGAACCCTGTCTCCTGTTGTCACTACACTCAGACTTGACAATGACTCTTCAATTTTTACTCGTTTTTCCCAATATGTTTGGCTTCAAAGGCGGAATCCAAGTTTATTCAGCCTTTCTACTCCAGGCTTGGCAACAGCTCTACCCCCAAGGCCACTATGATGTGTTGCTCAAATACGATCGAGAGATTCCCCCATCCCATAGTTTTCTCCCTCAAACTCGATTTTGGGGTTTTGGCTACTTTCCTCGCTGGGTGCAAAGCCTACTTTTGGCCTTCACCTTGCTGAAACTGAGTTTACAAAAGCCTCCCCAGCTTATGATTTGTACCCATGTGAACTACAGTGTGGTCTTCCATTGGATTAAGCGGTGGTTGGGGATTCCCTATTGGGTTGTGGCTCATGGCACTGAGGTTTGGGAGATCTCGGAACCTGGATTACAGAAAGCTCTGTATCATGCCGATCGCGTGGTAGCGGTGAGTGAGTATACGCGATCGCGTCTTTTGAAAGAACAGGATCTCAGAACAGAACAGGTTGTCGTCTTACCCAATACGTTTGATCCGGGACGATTTGAGATTAAACCTAAACCCCAGTATTTACTCGAACGCTATGGACTCTCTCCAGAGCAGCCCGTTATTTTAACCGTTAGTCGTCTCGGACGTTCCGCTCGCTATAAAGGGTATGGCATCCTCTTAGATGCTCTGGTGCTACTGCGCCAAAGAATTCCCAATATTCATTATGTGTTGGTGGGAAAAGGGGACGATCGCCCCTGGATTGAGGCTAAAATTGATGCCCTCGATCTGAGTTCATCCGTAACTCTAACGGGTTTAATTCCCGATGAAGAACTCTGCGACCATTATAATCTCTGCGATGTCTTTGCTCTGCCCAGTCAAGGGGAAGGATTTGGAATTGTCTATTTAGAAGCAATGGCTTGCGGAAAACCCGCATTAGGAGGAAATCAGGATGGGGCGATCGATCCCTTAGCGGGAGGGGAATGGGGTAGTTTAGTCGATCCCGAAGATGTGGAGGCGATCGCCGATACTCTTTACCAAATTTTACAAAAAAAACACCCCAACCCTCGATTCTATGAACCTGAAGCGCTCCGGAATTATGTGATACAAACCTACAGTCCTGACCAATTTCGCCATCAACTCAATAGCTTACTGTCTTTGCAAGGTCTATGAAGTCATGAAACCCTCTTCGGTTAACCTCAATCAAGGATTCCTGCTTCTCCTGTTGATCTCCTCTCTCCTGTCACGCCTTAAAATTCCGGGTCTGGGGATTGGTATTCATTTTATCCTCATGGGAACCATTGGATTAGCTGCCATTCTCTACAATAGACAGTCTTTTATACGAGTAGTCCAGTGCTATCCCCAGTTAGGGATAATACTAAGCCTTTTCTATAGTTGGATATGGATTTCTGCCTTCTGTAGTGATTGGAGGGCGATCGCCATCCACTATACCTTAAAATACTCAATTTATGGAATCGTGTTATGTGCTTTAGTCGCTTTGCTGGGGTCAAAACTCCAGATCTCAACTGCGGATAAAATTGTTTTATCGCTACTGATGATCATTGGTATCGGAGGATTTCTAGAGCAAACCTTTCCCAATAATGGACTCATTAACCTGTTGAGCTACCCAGACTCCTATCCCCGTATCCGCTCCATCATACAAAATCCCAATCCCTTTGGCGTGCTAATGGCCATCAGTGCTATCATCACCTTGTTATGGAATCGCGATCGCTCCTATCTGCCTCGGCAGTATTGGGTATATCCCTTCATTATCCTCATCGCCTTATCCGGAAGTCGTAATGGCTGGCTCGTCTTGTTCATTGGATTTGTTTTGGTTCAGATCACTCACCAAATTTCAGTTCGATTAGTCACCCATATTTTCCTATTTTTCATTATTTGTTTACTCGTCATTCAACCCTCCTCTGAGCGTCTTGTTCCCCAAATCTGGGCGAATCTAAGTGCCCCTCAAGCCGCCATTGCCCAGACTTCTTCCCTGCCATCCGCAAACTCAGCGATTCTTTCTCCCCCACCCATCCCCCATAGCTCCATAGATGACCGATTAATTTTATGGAAACAAGCCACTAAAACCGCCTTAGAACATCCCATTTCTGGGGTAGGAGTTGGTGTATTTCAAGAAGTCTTTTGCCGTCAAATCTATGGTCACTCTCGCTTTAATACCCACAACCTCTTCTTGAGTATCTGGGTTGAACTAGGCATCGTCGGTGTTTTTTTCTTCCTATTGACTTTAGGGATAGTCCTGAAAATAGCAATTCAAGGCCATCAAACCCTACTTCACTTTATCCCCTTTATTCTATTCTTATCCTCTCAAATGGTTGATTACTTTATTTATGAATATGCAGTAACCACCATAGCCCTTTACTTGTTCGTCCGTCCCCTCATTCTAATTCAGGATCGCACGAAAATAGCATCCGATCCGCTTCAATAATGATAAACTACCCTATAATTGGATACTTATCTAACTCGTCATTTATGCTTAATGAACTCTCTTGGATTTACCTAGCGGCTCCCTTATTTACACAAGCCGAGCAAGAATTTAATACTAAGTTAGCCCAACGGTTACAGTCTGCTGGCAACACTGTTTTTTTACCCCAAGAAGAAGCAAAAAACCTGACTCAAACTGAAGAAATATTTAAGCGTTGTTTATATGGACTCGATCGCGCCCATCTCGTCTTAGTGATATTAGATGGTGCAGACGCAGATTCTGGGACTTGTTTTGAAGTTGGATATGCTTACGCCAAGAAAATACCCGCGATCGGCTTGCGAACAGATTTTAGAGGAACCGGAGATGACTGGGGATTGAATTTAATGCTGCTTCAAAGCTGCAACCATTTACTCCTAGCTCAACGGAAACCACCCCAAAAAATTCCCTCTAATATTACCATTATTTCTCCTGGAGAAGATTATTTTCCCATTTTGCAGAAAATTATTGAATAATTCTCTATATATCATAAGACTGAGCATCTAAATTTTCGAGTTCCATATATTTGAAGTCTTCTTCCAATATGAGGGAAGGATTTTGGATTAAAAACGGTAATCCAGCACCCTCTAATCCACGTTTGATCCGTTCGGGAGTTTCTGGAAAGAGAATAAAAATGGGCAAAATTTTCTCGGAACCTTCGCTAATGATATGAGAATAATTTCGAGGCATCACCCACTGATAATCTCCATCTAACCAAACTTGAGTTTGTCGCCATCGTCCCAAGAGATCAGACACATCTTCACCCGGCCGATGAATAAAGACAAAAATTTCAACTCCAGTTTTAATTTTCCACTCTGGATCGCACATTAAGAAACCTAGATCGCAGGGGAGCCGGGTTAATCCAACCGGAGGCTGATGAATCCCTTCAGAGATGATTTCCCTCGGTTTTAAGTCCACAATGGGTAAGGGGATAGAAATTAAGCTTTCTTCAGGTCGTCTCAGACTGGGCAGAAATTCCACATAGGGGCGATATTGGCGCAATAAGGCGATCGCCGACTTCAGATTACTGTATTCTGCTAATAGCGCTTCATAATGGGATTTTTTGATCGTCATAGTCTTAACTTAAGAATTCAGCATAGCCAGAAACGGAGAATCAATCCCCGATCAGATTACCTTCTCCGTTATCCTTCCAGAGGTTACATGGTCTCAAACACCTTAAACATCGGCAGGTACATCGCCAGCAAAATCGAACCCACCATACCCCCGATGACCACAATCATCACCGGTTCGAGCATACTGGTTAACCCTTTTACCGCTTGTTCTACCTCATCTTCATAGAAGTCAGCCACCTTCATCAGCATCTGGTCAATTTGTCCTGTTTCTTCCCCAATACTAATCATCGAAATCGCCAGGGCAGGAAAAACTTGATACCGGTCAAGAGCCGCGCTAATCATCCCCCCTCCTTGGATTTCTTGGCGGGAAGCTTCTACCGCATCCGCAATCGTCTGATTTCCAGACGTATCCCGGACAATTTCCAAAGAAGTAAGAATGGGAACCCCTGCACGGGATAGGGTTCCGAAAGTCCGGCAAAACCGAGCCGTTGCCGTTTTTTTAATCAAATCCCCAAACAAAGGCACTTTCAGGAACTGTTTATCCATGATTTTCTTACCTTGAGGGGTTTTGTACCAGCGATCGTAGACAAACTTGAGAACAATCAACACCACTACAACAGGAACTGATTGCTGGAAATTTGTCAAAAACCCACTAATTTTCAGCATCATTTGGGTAAACAGGGGTAACTCTACCCCAATATCAGCAAAGATATCAGCAAAAGTGGGAATCAGAAACACCGTTAAGGCAACGAAAATAATCACCGCCAAAGTCCCCACCGTAGTGGGATAAGACATGGCTGATTTAATTTGGTTTTCCAGTCTGGCCGAATCTTCCAGCAACTTCGCGAGACGGTTGAGTACATCATCGAGTACCCCCCCAACTTCTCCGGCTGAAACCATCGCTACATACAGGTCATCATAACAATCCGGGTGTTTACCCATTGACTCAGATAAACTTGACCCCTCTTGCACTTCTGCCGAAATTGCTTTGAGCGCTTTCTTCAGTTTAGGATTTTCACACTGTTCAGTTAAAACCCCTAGACAGCGCACCATTCCCACCCCAGCATTAACCATCGCAGCAAACTGGCGAGAAAAGATGGCTTTATCTTTTACAGTGACACTAGCAGTCGCCGCCGCAAAGTTTTCATTTAGCTCGTCCATGTCAATGTTGGCAAAGTCAAACAGGGGTGCTTTTTTGACTGTGCCTACCTCTAAGCCTCGACTGAGTAACTCAGCACGAGCTGCACCAAGGGAGTCCGCTTTAACGGTTTCTCGCTTGGCATTTCCCATGGAATCTCGAACATCAGCAACAAAGTTAGGCATGGTTCATTACTTCATCAAATAATTGGGGTGAGTAAATGGGTTAAGTGGGTTAAGTTTACAGTTTTTGCTTGGCAGGTTGAACCAGACGCATCAACTCATCGACCTTATTGCATTTACCGATCGCATCTTCATAGGAGACTTTGCCATCATTGACCAATTTCGCCAAGGCCATCTCCATCGTCTGCATTCCCATTTTCCCACCGGTTTGAATCGCGGAGTAAATTTGAGTGGTTTTTCCTTCCCGAATCAAGTTGGCAATAGCTGGCGTATTCACCATAATCTCCTGAGCTGCACAGCGTCCGCCACCAATTTTCTGAACCAAGTTTTGGGAACAAACCCCCACCATAGAGCCAGACATTTGCGCCCGAATTTGGGGCTGTTGAATGGGAGGGAACACATCGAGCAGTCGGTCAATGGTTCCTGCGGCATTATTCGTGTGCATGGTTCCAAAGACCAAGTGACCCGTTTCCGCCGCCGATACCGCCAGACCAATGGTTTCCAAGTCCCGCATTTCCCCGACTAGAATGATATCCGGATCTTCCCGCAGAGCCGCTTTCAAAGCATTAGAGAAGCTCTTGGTATCTTCTCCCCGTTGCCGTTGGTGAAACAAACTTTTAATATTGGGGAAAACATACTCAATTGGGTCTTCCACCGTCAGAATATGTTCTGCACGAGTGCGATTAATCAAGTCCAGAATCGCCGCCATGGTTGTCGTTTTACCCGACCCGGTTTGTCCGGTAACTAAGACCATTCCCCGTGGACGCTCGGACATTTCCCGCATGATTTCCGGAACTCCTAACTTCTCAAAGTTAGGAATTTTAGAAGCCAAGGCTCGCAAGCAAGCCGCATAACACCCCCGTTCCCGATACACATTCACCCGGAAGCGAGAGAGTCCTTTGACCCCATAAGCGCAGTCCAATTCCCAGTTTTGTTCTAGATCTTTACGCTGGTTATTGTTAAGCATCCCAAAGATCAGGCGCTGACAATCTTGAGGGTCAAGCATTTCCCCAAACTGGGGCTGGGGGGTTAATTTACCACTGAGGCGAAAATAGATCGGCGCACCGGCTTGAATGTGCATATCCGATCCTCCTTGTTCAACCAAGGATTCCATCACATCTTCGATCATGTAGTCCATAGGGGTTTCTCCTCCAATCAGTTACACAACAGTTAATCCATTTAAAACCAATAC contains:
- a CDS encoding ABC transporter ATP-binding protein; protein product: MATVVLENVYKHFDRAVSSAPSEIEGKNAQNQKAPVLRNVNLTVEDGEFLVLVGPSGCGKSTLLRIISGLESLTGGQVWIDDRQVNTLPPKARNTAMVFQNYALYPHMTVYENIAFGLRRGNPERSLEHWMKRGGVALTRSLPPGLRYLSPEERQIQAQVQQVARLLEIETLLERLPKQLSGGQKQRVALGRAIARNPQVFLMDEPLSNLDAQLRMQTRSQIVQLQRQVGVTTIYVTHDQVEAMTMGDRIAVMNQGELQQVAPPLDLYHRPANQFVAQFIGSPPMNFIPVELSAPLLLRHSQFRLTLPEAWKYPLQKLGETALILGIRPEHLQESAPAPKNLPIQVQAVEQLGHETLISGTLPEDSTRLNLRLDQPRSLEVGETLWFSMIPEQIHVFSAQTGLAIFPIDNQNHKKF
- a CDS encoding chlorophyll a/b-binding protein: MDDRETLPNRNAWKVGFTPQAEIWNGRLAMVGFVVALGIQVASSDGFLGVFGF
- the rpoD gene encoding RNA polymerase sigma factor RpoD, whose amino-acid sequence is MTQAKNLLPTLEPPELEEALYAIEEEELEDYLGTTPDEDGGKSGKVRAIRRKTQVKKKHYTEDSIRLYLQEIGRIRLLRADEEIELARKIADLLELERLRDDLEEGLEREPSDAEWAESVGMPLPQFRYRLHLGRRAKDKMVQSNLRLVVSIAKKYMNRGLSFQDLIQEGSLGLIRAAEKFDHEKGYKFSTYATWWIRQAITRAIADQSRTIRLPVHLYETISRIKKTTKLLSQEMGRKPTEEEIAERMEMTIEKLRFIAKSAQLPISLETPIGKEEDSRLGDFIESDGETPEDDVSKSLLREDLEGVLGTLSPRERDVLRLRYGLDDGRMKTLEEIGQIFNVTRERIRQIEAKALRKLRHPNRNSILREYIG
- the hisH gene encoding imidazole glycerol phosphate synthase subunit HisH → MSVIAVIDYDMGNLHSVCKGLEKAGATPKVTDLATEIQQADAVVLPGVGAFDPAVEHIRSRHLEDPIKEAIASGKPFLGICLGLQILFDYSEEGQQPGLGILPGAVRRFHGEPGITIPHMGWNHLHFTQPHIPLWKHLSTASWMYFVHSYYVDPQDKGVCAATVTHGTQRVAAAIAHNNLMAVQFHPEKSDRAGLQILSNFVEHVRSPTQVCV
- a CDS encoding glycosyltransferase, whose translation is MTLQFLLVFPNMFGFKGGIQVYSAFLLQAWQQLYPQGHYDVLLKYDREIPPSHSFLPQTRFWGFGYFPRWVQSLLLAFTLLKLSLQKPPQLMICTHVNYSVVFHWIKRWLGIPYWVVAHGTEVWEISEPGLQKALYHADRVVAVSEYTRSRLLKEQDLRTEQVVVLPNTFDPGRFEIKPKPQYLLERYGLSPEQPVILTVSRLGRSARYKGYGILLDALVLLRQRIPNIHYVLVGKGDDRPWIEAKIDALDLSSSVTLTGLIPDEELCDHYNLCDVFALPSQGEGFGIVYLEAMACGKPALGGNQDGAIDPLAGGEWGSLVDPEDVEAIADTLYQILQKKHPNPRFYEPEALRNYVIQTYSPDQFRHQLNSLLSLQGL
- a CDS encoding O-antigen ligase family protein, with amino-acid sequence MKPSSVNLNQGFLLLLLISSLLSRLKIPGLGIGIHFILMGTIGLAAILYNRQSFIRVVQCYPQLGIILSLFYSWIWISAFCSDWRAIAIHYTLKYSIYGIVLCALVALLGSKLQISTADKIVLSLLMIIGIGGFLEQTFPNNGLINLLSYPDSYPRIRSIIQNPNPFGVLMAISAIITLLWNRDRSYLPRQYWVYPFIILIALSGSRNGWLVLFIGFVLVQITHQISVRLVTHIFLFFIICLLVIQPSSERLVPQIWANLSAPQAAIAQTSSLPSANSAILSPPPIPHSSIDDRLILWKQATKTALEHPISGVGVGVFQEVFCRQIYGHSRFNTHNLFLSIWVELGIVGVFFFLLTLGIVLKIAIQGHQTLLHFIPFILFLSSQMVDYFIYEYAVTTIALYLFVRPLILIQDRTKIASDPLQ
- a CDS encoding nucleoside 2-deoxyribosyltransferase produces the protein MLNELSWIYLAAPLFTQAEQEFNTKLAQRLQSAGNTVFLPQEEAKNLTQTEEIFKRCLYGLDRAHLVLVILDGADADSGTCFEVGYAYAKKIPAIGLRTDFRGTGDDWGLNLMLLQSCNHLLLAQRKPPQKIPSNITIISPGEDYFPILQKIIE
- a CDS encoding type II secretion system F family protein, which translates into the protein MPNFVADVRDSMGNAKRETVKADSLGAARAELLSRGLEVGTVKKAPLFDFANIDMDELNENFAAATASVTVKDKAIFSRQFAAMVNAGVGMVRCLGVLTEQCENPKLKKALKAISAEVQEGSSLSESMGKHPDCYDDLYVAMVSAGEVGGVLDDVLNRLAKLLEDSARLENQIKSAMSYPTTVGTLAVIIFVALTVFLIPTFADIFADIGVELPLFTQMMLKISGFLTNFQQSVPVVVVLIVLKFVYDRWYKTPQGKKIMDKQFLKVPLFGDLIKKTATARFCRTFGTLSRAGVPILTSLEIVRDTSGNQTIADAVEASRQEIQGGGMISAALDRYQVFPALAISMISIGEETGQIDQMLMKVADFYEDEVEQAVKGLTSMLEPVMIVVIGGMVGSILLAMYLPMFKVFETM
- a CDS encoding type IV pilus twitching motility protein PilT produces the protein MDYMIEDVMESLVEQGGSDMHIQAGAPIYFRLSGKLTPQPQFGEMLDPQDCQRLIFGMLNNNQRKDLEQNWELDCAYGVKGLSRFRVNVYRERGCYAACLRALASKIPNFEKLGVPEIMREMSERPRGMVLVTGQTGSGKTTTMAAILDLINRTRAEHILTVEDPIEYVFPNIKSLFHQRQRGEDTKSFSNALKAALREDPDIILVGEMRDLETIGLAVSAAETGHLVFGTMHTNNAAGTIDRLLDVFPPIQQPQIRAQMSGSMVGVCSQNLVQKIGGGRCAAQEIMVNTPAIANLIREGKTTQIYSAIQTGGKMGMQTMEMALAKLVNDGKVSYEDAIGKCNKVDELMRLVQPAKQKL